The Streptomyces sp. Mut1 genome window below encodes:
- a CDS encoding ComEC/Rec2 family competence protein, translating into MSAPDVHAASGLRLGVSDPRQEGPADLRLLAPAAAAWGGAALAVGAPGQWTAMAVALCLGAAMVLLAAPGLLRARAAGRRGGNEARDGGAAAARAHRRARVAAVVAVLLCAAAGAASAGLHGADTRRGPVPGLARQFARVEVEITLTSDARRTYPRVRGDHSTPASLLLDAEVTLLTRPDRTAVRLRTPVLVIVPPGGATEVWQRLLPSTRLRIAGRLAPPLHKGERAAAVLRPEGKGPPRVTGPPSLLQRTAGRLRAGLRRATEGLGPDARALLPGLVVGDTTRITPELHEAFRATDLTHLMAVSGSNLAILLVLFIGPPGRALRAERGGLAPRLGISLRMTALLGGGLTLAFVLVCRPEPSVLRAAACGLITLLAIATGRRRTLIPALCAAVLLLVLYDPWLARSYGFVLSVLATGALLTLAPRWSEALRRRRVPSRLAEALAAAAAAQAVCSPVVVLLASRVSLVAIPCNLLAEFAVTPATVLGFAALALAPVAMPVAVLSARVAGWPAGWIASVARTGAAFPGAETDWPDGLSGAVLLAALTAVLVLAARWVGRRPWVCSAAVLLLVLAVLRPVPLTRVLTGWPPPGWAFAMCDVGQGDALVLAVGRGSGVVVDAGPDPRLADRCLRELGVSRVPLLLLTHFHADHVRGLPGVLRGRAVGAIQTTSLDEPPEQAAFVRRTAARARVPVVRAVPGERRRIGALDWQVLWPPGEAGTGPVAGPVPQDPNDASVTLFVRAGGLTLLLPGDLEPPAQQALLRSRPGLPRVDVLKVAHHGSAHQDSALLRAVRPRFALVSVGRGNPYGHPAPRTVDALTAQGAVVLRTDKDGAIAVTGTGSGLRAVGRS; encoded by the coding sequence ATGAGCGCCCCGGACGTCCACGCGGCGTCGGGCCTGCGACTGGGTGTCTCCGACCCGCGGCAGGAGGGTCCGGCCGACCTTCGGCTGCTCGCCCCGGCAGCCGCGGCCTGGGGCGGTGCCGCGCTCGCGGTGGGCGCCCCCGGGCAGTGGACGGCGATGGCGGTGGCGCTCTGCCTGGGGGCGGCCATGGTCCTCCTCGCGGCGCCCGGCCTCCTCCGGGCCCGCGCGGCGGGCAGGCGGGGCGGCAACGAGGCGCGGGACGGCGGGGCCGCCGCGGCCCGAGCGCATCGGCGGGCGCGCGTCGCGGCCGTCGTGGCGGTGCTGCTCTGCGCGGCGGCCGGGGCGGCCTCCGCCGGGCTGCACGGTGCCGATACGCGCCGGGGGCCGGTGCCCGGCCTGGCCCGGCAGTTCGCACGGGTCGAGGTGGAGATCACCCTCACCTCCGATGCCCGGCGGACGTACCCCCGGGTGCGCGGCGACCACAGCACGCCCGCGTCCCTGCTCCTGGACGCGGAGGTCACCCTGTTGACGCGGCCCGACCGGACGGCCGTGCGCTTGCGCACACCGGTGCTGGTCATCGTCCCGCCCGGCGGCGCGACGGAGGTATGGCAGCGACTGCTCCCCTCCACCAGGCTGCGGATCGCCGGACGGCTGGCGCCGCCCCTCCACAAGGGCGAGCGGGCCGCCGCGGTGCTACGGCCCGAGGGCAAGGGCCCTCCTCGCGTCACGGGCCCTCCCAGCCTCCTCCAGCGCACGGCGGGACGGCTGCGCGCCGGGCTGCGCCGGGCGACCGAAGGACTCGGACCCGACGCACGGGCGTTGCTGCCCGGATTGGTCGTCGGTGACACCACCCGGATCACTCCGGAACTGCACGAGGCCTTCCGGGCGACCGACCTCACGCACCTGATGGCCGTGTCCGGTTCCAACCTGGCGATCCTGCTCGTCCTGTTCATCGGACCGCCCGGCAGGGCGCTGCGGGCCGAACGTGGGGGACTGGCGCCCAGGCTCGGGATCTCGCTGCGGATGACCGCGCTGCTCGGCGGCGGGCTCACGCTCGCCTTCGTCCTGGTCTGCCGGCCCGAGCCGAGTGTGCTCAGGGCCGCCGCGTGCGGGCTGATCACGCTGCTCGCCATCGCCACCGGACGGCGCAGGACCCTGATCCCCGCGCTGTGCGCCGCCGTTCTGCTCCTGGTGCTCTACGACCCCTGGCTGGCGCGCAGTTACGGCTTCGTCCTGTCGGTGCTGGCCACCGGCGCCCTTCTGACCCTCGCCCCGCGGTGGAGCGAGGCGCTGCGACGGCGACGGGTGCCGTCGCGCCTGGCGGAGGCGCTGGCCGCCGCGGCAGCCGCGCAGGCGGTGTGCTCGCCCGTCGTGGTGCTGCTCGCCTCCCGGGTGAGCCTGGTGGCGATCCCGTGCAACCTGCTCGCCGAGTTCGCGGTGACACCGGCCACGGTGCTCGGGTTCGCCGCGCTGGCCCTGGCGCCGGTGGCGATGCCGGTGGCCGTGCTGTCGGCCCGGGTGGCGGGGTGGCCGGCCGGGTGGATCGCGTCGGTGGCCAGGACCGGAGCGGCGTTCCCCGGCGCGGAGACCGACTGGCCCGACGGCCTGTCCGGCGCCGTGCTGCTGGCCGCGCTGACCGCGGTGCTGGTGTTGGCCGCCCGGTGGGTGGGGCGCCGGCCCTGGGTGTGCTCGGCCGCGGTGCTGCTGCTCGTGCTCGCCGTGCTCCGCCCCGTGCCGCTGACCCGGGTGCTGACCGGATGGCCGCCGCCCGGCTGGGCGTTCGCGATGTGTGACGTCGGGCAGGGCGATGCGCTGGTCCTCGCCGTCGGCCGGGGCTCCGGTGTGGTCGTCGACGCCGGCCCCGATCCCCGGCTCGCCGACCGGTGCCTGCGCGAACTGGGCGTCAGCCGCGTCCCCCTGCTCCTGCTCACCCACTTCCACGCCGACCACGTGCGGGGCCTGCCCGGTGTGCTGCGGGGCAGAGCGGTGGGCGCGATCCAGACGACGAGCCTGGACGAACCGCCGGAGCAGGCCGCGTTCGTCCGGAGAACGGCGGCTCGGGCGCGTGTCCCGGTGGTGCGGGCCGTCCCCGGTGAGCGGCGGCGGATCGGGGCGCTGGACTGGCAGGTGCTGTGGCCGCCGGGCGAGGCGGGCACGGGCCCGGTGGCCGGACCCGTGCCGCAGGACCCGAACGATGCCAGCGTCACGCTGTTCGTGCGGGCCGGCGGGCTCACCCTGCTGCTCCCCGGGGACCTGGAACCCCCTGCCCAGCAGGCGTTGTTGCGCAGCCGCCCGGGATTGCCGCGGGTGGACGTGCTCAAAGTCGCCCACCACGGCTCCGCGCACCAGGACAGTGCCCTGCTGCGCGCCGTCCGGCCCAGGTTCGCGCTGGTGAGTGTGGGCCGGGGCAACCCGTACGGGCATCCGGCGCCGCGGACGGTCGACGCGCTTACGGCGCAGGGGGCGGTGGTGCTGCGTACCGACAAGGACGGTGCGATCGCGGTGACGGGCACGGGGAGCGGGCTGCGGGCGGTGGGACGGTCATGA
- the holA gene encoding DNA polymerase III subunit delta: MATRRNSTDDPLAPLTLAVGQEDLLLDRAVHQVVAAARAADADTDVRDLASDQLQPGTLAELTSPSLFAERKVVVVRNAQDLAADTVKDVKKYLDDPVEEITLVLLHAGGAKGKGLLDAARKAGAREVACPKTTKPAERLSFVRGEFRALGRSATPEACQALVDSIGSDLRELASAVSQLAADVEGTIDEAIVGRYYTGRAEASSFTVADRAVEGRAAEALEALRWSLSTGVAPVLITSALAQGVRAIGKLSSARGGRPADLARELGMPPWKIDRVRQQMRGWTPDGVAVALRAVADADAGVKGGGDDPEYALEKAVVAVAGAARSAR; encoded by the coding sequence ATGGCCACCAGAAGGAATTCCACCGACGACCCGCTCGCCCCGCTCACGCTCGCCGTGGGCCAGGAGGACCTGCTCCTGGACCGCGCCGTGCACCAGGTGGTGGCGGCCGCGCGCGCCGCCGACGCCGACACGGACGTTCGGGACCTCGCCTCCGACCAGCTCCAGCCGGGCACGCTGGCCGAGCTGACGAGCCCCTCACTGTTCGCCGAGCGCAAGGTCGTGGTCGTGCGCAACGCGCAGGATCTCGCCGCGGACACCGTCAAGGACGTCAAGAAGTACCTCGACGACCCGGTCGAGGAGATCACCCTCGTCCTGCTGCACGCGGGCGGCGCCAAGGGCAAGGGGCTGCTCGACGCGGCCCGCAAGGCGGGGGCCCGCGAGGTCGCGTGCCCGAAGACGACCAAGCCGGCCGAGCGGCTCTCCTTCGTGCGCGGCGAGTTCCGCGCGCTGGGGCGCTCCGCGACGCCCGAGGCGTGCCAGGCGCTGGTCGACTCCATCGGCAGCGATCTGCGGGAGCTGGCGAGCGCGGTGTCGCAGCTGGCCGCGGATGTCGAGGGCACGATCGATGAGGCGATCGTCGGGCGCTACTACACGGGGCGGGCGGAGGCGTCGAGCTTCACGGTCGCCGACCGGGCGGTCGAGGGGCGGGCGGCGGAGGCTCTGGAGGCCCTGCGCTGGTCGCTGTCGACGGGCGTTGCCCCTGTCCTGATCACCAGCGCGCTCGCGCAGGGCGTACGGGCGATCGGCAAGCTGTCGTCGGCGCGTGGGGGACGGCCGGCGGATCTCGCGCGTGAGCTGGGCATGCCGCCCTGGAAGATCGACCGGGTGCGTCAGCAGATGCGGGGCTGGACGCCGGACGGGGTCGCGGTGGCGCTGCGGGCGGTCGCGGACGCGGACGCGGGGGTCAAGGGGGGCGGGGACGACCCGGAATACGCGTTGGAGAAGGCGGTGGTCGCTGTGGCGGGCGCCGCGCGGAGCGCGCGCTAG
- a CDS encoding DegV family protein, translating into MSRHVAIVTDSTAYLPPDAMQRHGITAVPLTVVLGDQALEEGTEISARSLALALQKRRSVTTSRPSPEVFAGTYRAAAEAGASGIVSLHLSAEFSGTYDAALLAAKDAPVPVRVVDTGMVAMALGFCALSAAETAEAGGGLDEAVAAAEKRASGTSTYFYVDTLDYLRRGGRIGTAQALLGSALAVKPLLQLDGGRIELLEKVRTASRAIARLEEIVVERAGSGRVDIAVHHLAAPERAERLAERLRERVPALVDLHVSEVGAVIGAHTGPGLLGAVVSPR; encoded by the coding sequence ATGTCCCGCCATGTCGCGATCGTCACCGATTCCACGGCCTACCTGCCGCCCGACGCGATGCAGCGGCACGGCATCACCGCGGTGCCGCTGACCGTGGTCCTGGGCGACCAGGCCCTGGAAGAGGGCACCGAGATCTCGGCCCGTTCCCTGGCCCTCGCCCTCCAGAAGCGCCGCTCCGTGACGACGTCGCGCCCCAGCCCCGAGGTCTTCGCCGGCACATACCGGGCCGCCGCCGAAGCCGGTGCGAGCGGAATCGTCTCGCTCCATCTGTCCGCGGAGTTCTCCGGTACGTACGACGCGGCGCTGCTGGCGGCGAAGGACGCTCCGGTGCCGGTGCGGGTGGTGGACACGGGGATGGTCGCGATGGCCCTCGGTTTCTGCGCCCTCTCGGCGGCTGAGACGGCTGAGGCGGGCGGCGGTCTGGACGAGGCGGTGGCGGCGGCCGAGAAGCGCGCGTCGGGCACCTCCACCTACTTCTACGTCGACACCCTGGACTACCTGCGCCGAGGCGGCCGGATCGGCACCGCGCAGGCCCTGCTCGGCTCGGCCCTCGCCGTGAAGCCCCTGCTCCAGCTGGACGGCGGCCGGATCGAACTGCTGGAGAAGGTGCGGACGGCCTCCAGGGCCATCGCCCGGCTGGAGGAGATCGTCGTCGAACGCGCGGGCAGCGGGCGGGTGGACATCGCGGTCCACCACCTGGCGGCTCCGGAGCGGGCCGAGCGGCTGGCCGAGCGGCTGCGGGAACGGGTGCCCGCGCTGGTGGATCTGCATGTCAGCGAGGTGGGCGCGGTGATCGGCGCGCACACCGGCCCGGGGCTGCTGGGCGCGGTTGTCTCGCCGCGCTGA
- a CDS encoding arylamine N-acetyltransferase family protein — protein sequence MDPHLPQTIDAYLERVGAAVPARADAPALRELQLRHLLTVPFENLSIHLGEDMVLAEDSLLDKIVAGRRGGFCYELNGAFAVLLRALGFRVTLLQARVHSDDGRLGIPYDHMALRVETDDGTGPWLADVGFGDHARHPLALDDRTDQEDPGGVFRITPIAAGGGEDFGDLDVLCDGKPRLRLETRPRVLADFRAGAWYHRTSPDSHFTRAPVCSRCTDDGRITLTGRKLLTTVGTERRETPLESDEEVLAAYREHFGVRLDRLPVNSDLR from the coding sequence ATGGACCCGCACCTGCCGCAGACGATCGACGCCTATCTGGAACGCGTCGGCGCGGCCGTACCCGCCCGCGCCGACGCCCCGGCTCTGCGCGAACTGCAACTGCGCCACCTGCTCACCGTGCCCTTCGAGAACCTCTCGATCCATCTCGGCGAGGACATGGTGCTCGCGGAGGACTCGCTCCTGGACAAGATCGTGGCCGGCCGGCGCGGCGGCTTCTGCTATGAACTCAACGGGGCCTTCGCCGTACTGCTGCGGGCGCTCGGTTTCCGCGTCACCCTGCTCCAGGCGCGGGTCCACTCGGACGATGGCCGGCTCGGCATTCCGTACGACCACATGGCGCTGCGGGTCGAGACGGACGACGGGACCGGGCCGTGGCTCGCCGACGTCGGCTTCGGCGACCACGCCCGGCACCCCCTCGCGCTCGATGACCGCACGGACCAGGAGGACCCGGGCGGCGTCTTCCGGATCACGCCGATCGCGGCCGGGGGAGGTGAGGACTTCGGGGACCTCGACGTGCTGTGCGACGGCAAGCCCCGGCTCCGCCTGGAGACGCGGCCCCGGGTGCTCGCCGACTTCCGGGCCGGCGCCTGGTATCACCGCACCTCGCCCGACTCCCACTTCACCCGGGCCCCGGTCTGCTCGCGCTGCACGGACGACGGCCGGATCACGCTCACCGGCCGCAAGCTGCTCACGACGGTGGGCACCGAGCGGCGCGAGACGCCCCTGGAGAGCGACGAGGAGGTGCTGGCCGCCTACCGAGAGCATTTCGGAGTGCGCCTGGACCGGCTGCCCGTCAATTCGGACCTTCGGTAA
- a CDS encoding helix-hairpin-helix domain-containing protein — MWVQLRCGLEPKTLAALAVILVAAAVFAGIHFWSAGPEGVEAPDVVGEAAHGPGPVTDPDADMAATGRPEPSPGPAAVPGAGGQIVVDVSGKVRNPGLQRLPSGARVDDALDAAGGARPGTDLAGLNRARVLMDGEQIVVGAPPAPAPASGAGGPAAAGGGTGPVSLNTATADQLEGLPGVGPVLAQHIVEYRTEHGGFRSVDELREVNGIGDRRFADLRPRVQP; from the coding sequence ATGTGGGTGCAGCTCAGATGCGGCCTGGAGCCGAAGACCCTTGCCGCGCTCGCCGTGATCCTGGTCGCCGCCGCCGTGTTCGCCGGGATCCACTTCTGGTCCGCCGGTCCCGAGGGAGTGGAGGCTCCGGATGTCGTCGGTGAGGCGGCGCACGGGCCCGGCCCGGTGACGGACCCGGACGCGGACATGGCCGCGACCGGCCGGCCCGAGCCGTCCCCGGGTCCGGCGGCCGTGCCCGGTGCGGGCGGTCAGATCGTGGTGGACGTGAGCGGCAAGGTGCGCAACCCGGGACTGCAACGACTGCCGTCCGGGGCGCGGGTGGACGATGCGCTGGACGCGGCGGGCGGGGCGCGCCCCGGGACGGACCTGGCGGGCCTCAACCGGGCCCGGGTGCTCATGGACGGCGAGCAGATCGTGGTGGGCGCCCCACCGGCTCCGGCTCCGGCCTCGGGCGCGGGCGGCCCGGCGGCTGCCGGGGGCGGCACCGGGCCGGTGAGCCTGAACACCGCTACGGCGGACCAGTTGGAGGGCCTGCCGGGCGTCGGCCCCGTCCTCGCCCAGCACATCGTCGAGTACCGCACCGAGCACGGCGGATTCCGGTCCGTCGACGAACTCCGCGAGGTGAACGGGATCGGCGACCGCAGGTTCGCGGACCTGCGCCCCCGGGTGCAGCCATGA
- the lepA gene encoding translation elongation factor 4 yields the protein MPATPLHVPEPSRTDPALIRNFCIIAHIDHGKSTLADRMLQLTGVVDQRQMRAQYLDRMDIERERGITIKSQAVRLPWAPTTGEGQGSTHVLNMIDTPGHVDFTYEVSRSLAACEGTVLLVDAAQGIEAQTLANLYLAMENDLTIVPVLNKIDLPAAQPEKFSEELANLIGCQPEDVLKVSAKTGIGVDALLDRVVRDVPAPVGEADAPARAMIFDSVYDSYRGVVTYVRVVDGSLNKRERIRMMSTGATHELLEIGVSSPEMTPSDGIGVGEVGYIITGVKDVRQSKVGDTITSLSGGATEPLGGYKDPKPMVFSGLYPLDGSDYPDLREALDKLQLNDAALVYEPETSAALGFGFRVGFLGLLHLDVVRERLEREFGLDLIATAPNVVYRVEMEDGTEHTVTNPSEFPEGKIDKVHEPVVRATVLAPSEFIGAIMELCQQRRGTLLGMDYLSEDRVEIRYTLPLAEIVFDFFDQLKSKTRGYASLDYEPTGEQSAQLVKVDILLHGDKVDAFSAVTHKDKAYAYGVRLVAKLQKLIPRQNFEVPIQAAIGSRVIARETVRAIRKDVLAKCYGGDISRKRKLLEKQKEGKKRMKMVGNVEVPQDAFISVLSTDESAGESKGKK from the coding sequence GTGCCCGCGACTCCTCTCCACGTGCCCGAGCCGAGCCGTACCGACCCGGCGCTGATCCGCAACTTCTGCATCATCGCGCACATCGACCACGGCAAGTCGACCCTCGCCGACCGGATGCTCCAGCTGACCGGGGTGGTCGACCAGCGGCAGATGCGCGCTCAGTACCTCGACCGGATGGACATCGAGCGTGAGCGCGGCATCACCATCAAGTCCCAGGCGGTCCGGCTGCCCTGGGCGCCGACCACCGGCGAGGGCCAGGGCAGCACCCACGTCCTCAACATGATCGACACGCCCGGACACGTCGACTTCACCTACGAGGTCTCCCGGTCGCTCGCCGCCTGTGAGGGCACGGTCCTGCTGGTCGACGCCGCGCAGGGCATCGAGGCCCAGACCCTGGCCAACCTCTACCTGGCGATGGAGAACGACCTCACCATCGTCCCGGTGCTCAACAAGATCGACCTGCCGGCCGCCCAGCCCGAGAAGTTCTCCGAGGAGCTGGCCAACCTCATCGGCTGCCAGCCGGAGGACGTGCTCAAGGTCTCCGCGAAGACCGGCATCGGCGTGGACGCGCTGCTCGACCGCGTGGTGCGGGACGTCCCGGCGCCCGTGGGCGAGGCCGACGCGCCCGCCCGCGCGATGATCTTCGACTCGGTCTACGACTCGTACCGGGGTGTGGTCACCTACGTCCGTGTCGTCGACGGCTCGCTCAACAAGCGTGAGCGCATCCGGATGATGTCGACCGGCGCCACCCACGAGCTGCTGGAGATCGGTGTCTCCTCCCCGGAGATGACCCCCTCCGACGGCATCGGCGTCGGCGAGGTCGGCTACATCATCACCGGGGTGAAGGACGTCCGGCAGTCCAAGGTCGGTGACACGATCACCTCGCTGAGCGGCGGGGCGACCGAGCCGCTCGGCGGTTACAAGGACCCCAAGCCGATGGTGTTCTCCGGGCTCTACCCCCTGGACGGCTCGGACTACCCGGACCTGCGCGAGGCTCTCGACAAGCTCCAGCTCAACGACGCCGCCCTGGTGTACGAGCCGGAGACGTCCGCGGCGCTCGGCTTCGGTTTCCGCGTCGGCTTCCTCGGGCTGCTCCACCTCGACGTGGTCCGCGAGCGGCTGGAGCGCGAGTTCGGTCTCGACCTCATCGCCACCGCCCCCAACGTGGTCTACCGGGTCGAGATGGAGGACGGCACCGAGCACACCGTCACCAACCCGAGTGAATTCCCCGAGGGCAAGATCGACAAGGTGCACGAGCCGGTCGTCCGGGCCACGGTCCTGGCGCCCAGCGAGTTCATCGGCGCGATCATGGAGCTCTGCCAGCAGCGCCGCGGCACGCTCCTGGGCATGGACTACCTCTCCGAGGACCGGGTCGAGATCCGCTACACCCTGCCGCTCGCCGAGATCGTCTTCGACTTCTTCGACCAGCTGAAGTCCAAGACCCGGGGCTACGCCTCCCTCGACTACGAGCCCACCGGCGAGCAGTCCGCCCAGCTCGTCAAGGTCGACATCCTGCTGCACGGCGACAAGGTCGACGCGTTCTCCGCGGTCACGCACAAGGACAAGGCGTACGCGTACGGCGTGCGGCTCGTCGCCAAGCTGCAGAAGCTCATCCCCCGGCAGAACTTCGAGGTGCCGATCCAGGCGGCCATCGGCTCCCGGGTCATCGCCCGTGAGACCGTCCGGGCCATCCGCAAGGACGTCCTCGCCAAGTGCTACGGCGGCGACATCTCCCGTAAGCGCAAGCTGCTGGAGAAGCAGAAGGAGGGCAAGAAGCGGATGAAGATGGTCGGCAACGTGGAGGTGCCGCAGGACGCGTTCATCTCCGTGCTGTCGACCGACGAGTCCGCAGGGGAGAGCAAGGGCAAGAAGTAG
- a CDS encoding YceI family protein, with protein MFGRWFGNKTATGAARGNALAGLVVPDSAGVLSCRVLDPVNEAVPQAEFVLTDRAGRKVVGGETDPYGSVLATVPAGEYRLAVTAEGFTPFHGSATVTEGGHASLGDVTLQVTTPPQLPDPGDWEIEPTHSQIGFTARHIGMARIHGRFNTFAGAVRIADRMEESAMHVIIDAASIDTNVQMRDDHLRSSDFLDVGRYPTLEFYSDRFVHRGGTRWGVSGALTLHGVSRTVTLDTQYLGLGNGLEGETRAACRATTQLHREDFTLTWQTMLARGIAVVGPSISIDMDIQIVPKG; from the coding sequence ATGTTCGGACGTTGGTTCGGAAACAAAACTGCGACGGGTGCCGCGCGCGGCAACGCCCTGGCCGGACTGGTGGTACCGGACTCGGCGGGCGTACTCAGCTGCCGGGTGCTCGACCCGGTCAACGAGGCGGTGCCGCAGGCCGAGTTCGTGCTGACAGACCGGGCGGGCCGCAAGGTGGTCGGGGGCGAGACGGACCCGTACGGCAGTGTGCTTGCCACGGTGCCGGCGGGCGAGTACCGGCTTGCCGTCACGGCGGAGGGGTTCACCCCCTTCCACGGCTCGGCCACGGTCACCGAGGGCGGTCACGCGAGCCTGGGCGATGTGACCCTCCAGGTCACCACGCCGCCGCAGCTGCCCGACCCGGGCGACTGGGAGATCGAGCCGACGCACTCCCAGATCGGCTTCACGGCCCGGCACATCGGGATGGCCCGCATCCACGGCCGGTTCAACACCTTCGCGGGAGCGGTGCGGATCGCCGACCGCATGGAGGAGTCGGCGATGCACGTGATCATCGACGCCGCGTCGATCGACACGAACGTCCAGATGCGCGACGACCACCTGCGCTCCAGCGACTTCCTCGATGTCGGCCGCTACCCGACGCTGGAGTTCTACAGCGACCGCTTCGTGCACCGGGGCGGGACGCGCTGGGGTGTGAGCGGGGCGCTGACCCTGCACGGGGTGAGCCGTACGGTGACGCTGGACACCCAGTACCTCGGCCTCGGGAACGGGCTGGAGGGCGAGACCAGGGCGGCCTGCCGTGCCACCACGCAGCTGCACCGCGAGGACTTCACGCTGACCTGGCAGACGATGCTGGCCCGGGGCATCGCGGTGGTCGGCCCCAGCATCTCCATCGACATGGACATCCAGATCGTCCCGAAGGGCTGA
- the rpsT gene encoding 30S ribosomal protein S20 gives MANIKSQIKRNKTNEKARLRNKAVKSSLKTAIRKAREAVVAGDVEKATVAVRDASRALDKAVSKGVIHKNSAANKKSALAAKAATLQG, from the coding sequence GTGGCGAACATCAAGTCCCAGATCAAGCGGAACAAGACGAACGAGAAGGCGCGCCTGCGCAACAAGGCCGTCAAGTCGTCGCTCAAGACCGCGATCCGCAAGGCCCGTGAGGCCGTTGTCGCGGGCGACGTCGAGAAGGCCACCGTGGCCGTTCGCGACGCTTCGCGTGCCCTCGACAAGGCCGTCTCGAAGGGTGTCATCCACAAGAACTCCGCCGCCAACAAGAAGTCGGCGCTGGCTGCCAAGGCCGCCACCCTTCAGGGCTGA
- a CDS encoding pyridoxamine 5'-phosphate oxidase family protein encodes MPRPEPARSREQRKQDVLDRLEKDKDAWVSTASADGVPTLVPLSFVWDGETLLMATRRTNPTAVNVTPDGRARIALGHTRDVVLIEATAEMVEGADLPKASGDAFAAKFDWDLRGRAAWVYLRFTPHAVRAWRESNEQPGRDLMADGHWLV; translated from the coding sequence ATGCCCCGTCCGGAACCGGCTCGCAGCCGCGAACAGCGCAAGCAGGACGTACTCGATCGCCTGGAGAAGGACAAGGACGCCTGGGTGTCGACGGCCTCCGCCGACGGTGTTCCGACCCTGGTGCCGCTGTCGTTCGTGTGGGACGGGGAGACCCTGCTGATGGCCACCCGGCGCACCAACCCGACAGCGGTCAACGTGACACCGGACGGCCGGGCCCGGATCGCGCTGGGCCACACCCGCGATGTGGTCCTCATCGAGGCGACGGCCGAGATGGTGGAGGGCGCGGATCTCCCGAAGGCGTCGGGTGACGCCTTCGCCGCGAAGTTCGACTGGGATCTGCGGGGGCGCGCCGCCTGGGTGTACCTCCGCTTCACTCCGCACGCGGTCAGGGCGTGGCGGGAGTCCAACGAGCAGCCCGGCCGCGACCTGATGGCCGACGGCCACTGGCTGGTCTGA